In Pelosinus sp. UFO1, one genomic interval encodes:
- a CDS encoding DUF116 domain-containing protein, with translation MIEVIARPKKRLFLALILASLFLATLSTYGLWMVSFPGLANISTFLPVVLGVLLGMVLLAIGIGVGGIILAILGFSTLSLFQGPAWSAINLLFPLAIQIGKIFDVEKERVERSFIEVSNYLIHQKHIKVSPDKLLILTPHCIQQELCQYKVTHDIANCRKCGACQVGDLLTISEKYGVHVTISTGGTLARKVIKTLRPHAVLAIACERDLTSGIQDVFPLPVIGVLNERPNGPCCNTRIDVKRVEEAVKDFIS, from the coding sequence GTGATTGAGGTGATAGCTCGTCCCAAGAAACGATTGTTTTTGGCGCTCATATTGGCTAGTCTGTTTTTAGCCACTCTTTCTACCTATGGATTGTGGATGGTCAGTTTTCCTGGTCTCGCTAATATTAGTACTTTTCTGCCAGTTGTTCTTGGAGTTTTGTTAGGAATGGTTTTATTGGCTATTGGGATTGGGGTTGGCGGCATTATTTTAGCCATCTTAGGTTTTTCTACCTTATCTTTGTTTCAAGGACCAGCGTGGTCTGCAATTAACTTGCTATTTCCTCTGGCCATCCAAATTGGAAAAATTTTTGATGTAGAAAAAGAAAGAGTAGAACGTTCTTTTATTGAGGTGAGTAATTATTTAATTCATCAGAAACACATTAAAGTTTCACCTGATAAATTATTAATTCTTACACCTCATTGTATTCAGCAAGAATTATGCCAATATAAAGTGACTCATGATATTGCCAATTGTCGTAAATGTGGAGCTTGTCAGGTTGGAGATTTGCTAACCATCTCAGAAAAATATGGGGTACATGTAACAATTTCTACTGGAGGGACATTAGCCCGAAAAGTTATAAAAACCCTTCGTCCCCATGCAGTGCTCGCCATTGCTTGTGAACGAGATTTGACAAGTGGTATTCAGGACGTTTTTCCACTTCCAGTTATTGGTGTGTTAAATGAAAGGCCGAATGGGCCTTGTTGCAACACACGAATTGATGTTAAACGAGTAGAGGAAGCGGTAAAAGATTTCATTTCTTAA
- the fmt gene encoding methionyl-tRNA formyltransferase, whose translation MSNLRVVFMGTPDFAVPCLDKLMADNYNVIAVVTQPDRPKGRGQKLAESPVKQAALSYGLPVLQPAKVKEAAFQAELSLLKPDIIIVVAFGQLLPKSILDLPLLGCINVHASLLPLYRGAAPIHWSVIKGDKITGVTTMYMDIGMDTGDMILKEEVSIGETETTGDIHDKLKCVGANVLSETIKLIAGNKAPRTAQNHASATYASMLNRELERIKWQASALDIHNLVRGLNPWPGAYCCYQGKNLKTWRTRVYPSDEVVTHPGRITKITADGFVVEAGQGMLEVLEIQPDSKRRMSASDFTCGYGLRVGDILE comes from the coding sequence ATGTCAAATTTACGTGTGGTATTTATGGGGACGCCAGATTTTGCCGTCCCTTGTTTGGATAAATTAATGGCAGATAACTATAATGTTATTGCAGTAGTAACCCAGCCAGATCGTCCCAAAGGGCGGGGGCAGAAATTAGCTGAATCGCCAGTCAAACAAGCAGCACTAAGTTATGGTTTACCTGTTTTGCAACCAGCTAAAGTAAAAGAGGCTGCGTTCCAAGCTGAATTATCTTTATTAAAACCGGATATTATTATTGTTGTTGCATTTGGACAATTACTACCTAAAAGTATATTAGATTTACCTTTATTAGGTTGTATTAACGTGCATGCCTCCTTATTGCCTCTTTATCGTGGAGCTGCACCGATTCATTGGTCCGTTATTAAAGGGGATAAAATTACAGGTGTTACTACTATGTATATGGACATTGGAATGGATACTGGTGATATGATACTAAAGGAAGAGGTATCCATTGGAGAAACGGAAACGACTGGGGACATTCATGATAAGTTGAAGTGTGTTGGTGCTAACGTTCTTAGTGAAACAATAAAATTAATTGCGGGTAATAAAGCACCGCGTACGGCACAAAATCATGCATCTGCTACCTATGCTTCTATGCTAAATAGAGAATTAGAGCGTATTAAGTGGCAAGCGTCAGCGTTAGATATACATAACTTAGTCAGGGGACTCAATCCTTGGCCCGGTGCTTATTGTTGTTACCAAGGTAAAAACCTAAAAACCTGGCGGACTAGGGTTTATCCGTCTGACGAGGTAGTAACTCATCCTGGTAGAATAACAAAGATTACTGCAGATGGTTTTGTAGTAGAAGCAGGGCAGGGAATGCTAGAAGTTTTAGAAATTCAGCCTGACAGTAAAAGGCGTATGAGCGCAAGTGACTTTACTTGTGGTTATGGGCTGCGTGTTGGCGACATATTAGAATAG
- the def gene encoding peptide deformylase: MAIMEVRKAGDKVLKTKAEPVLHVDKRIRKLLDDMAQTMYSADGVGLAAPQVGVSLRVIVIDVNEELIELINPVITKSEGCELGNEGCLSIPGVFGEVERFAEVTVTGLNRFGKNISITGTGLLSRALQHEIDHLDGILFIEKAQTIHRGK, translated from the coding sequence ATGGCTATAATGGAAGTTCGAAAAGCTGGCGATAAGGTATTAAAAACGAAAGCGGAGCCAGTGTTACATGTTGATAAAAGAATTAGGAAACTTCTTGATGATATGGCACAGACAATGTATAGTGCCGATGGAGTAGGCTTGGCAGCACCCCAAGTCGGTGTGTCTCTTAGAGTGATCGTGATTGATGTAAATGAAGAGTTGATTGAACTAATAAATCCAGTTATTACGAAAAGTGAAGGCTGTGAACTGGGAAATGAAGGTTGTCTAAGTATACCAGGTGTTTTTGGCGAAGTAGAACGATTTGCGGAAGTTACAGTGACTGGGTTAAACCGTTTTGGGAAAAATATAAGTATTACAGGAACTGGTTTGTTATCTAGAGCCTTACAGCATGAAATTGATCATCTGGATGGCATATTATTTATTGAAAAAGCGCAAACCATTCATAGGGGTAAATAA